A region from the Rufibacter sp. DG15C genome encodes:
- a CDS encoding RHS repeat protein, whose translation MKRVLPFLLLLISAVSCTEEDPKPTKKVITEINTLRQDGQPDAPRTFTYDESGLLKEYRHYAPLSHEYNPAGRLIKVQVGSKQEKYTYDAAGRLATSTTLGLHDTVIETGVFFYDATGRMERMSVLERMDWPEPHTFATHYLLTYDASGNVIRQDLYRSTSLEELGGLYGTMEAVFDGHRNPLRVVGSPNFGHHHFHTNGGPTEENIFDVLTGAQRGRRSLISFLSPNNAVSIKYTNGNGVINPINVVYRYDGEGDPIEMKVNERVFTVVYENR comes from the coding sequence ATGAAAAGAGTACTACCCTTCCTGCTTTTGTTAATTTCGGCTGTGTCGTGTACCGAGGAGGATCCAAAGCCGACAAAGAAGGTCATCACCGAGATCAACACGCTGAGACAGGACGGGCAGCCGGACGCCCCCCGCACCTTCACCTACGACGAGTCGGGGCTGCTGAAGGAGTATAGGCATTACGCGCCTTTGAGCCATGAATACAACCCGGCAGGCAGGCTCATAAAGGTGCAGGTGGGTTCCAAGCAAGAAAAGTACACGTATGACGCCGCCGGAAGGCTGGCGACCTCCACCACGCTGGGGCTGCACGACACGGTGATAGAGACCGGCGTCTTCTTCTATGACGCAACCGGCAGGATGGAGCGGATGAGCGTGCTGGAGCGGATGGACTGGCCTGAGCCGCACACTTTCGCCACACATTACCTTCTCACCTATGACGCTTCGGGGAACGTCATCCGGCAGGATCTGTATAGGTCGACCTCCCTAGAGGAACTGGGCGGGCTCTATGGCACGATGGAGGCGGTCTTCGACGGCCACAGGAACCCGCTGCGCGTCGTGGGCTCCCCCAACTTCGGTCATCACCACTTCCACACAAACGGCGGACCGACAGAAGAGAACATCTTTGACGTCCTCACCGGGGCGCAGAGAGGGCGGCGGTCGCTGATCTCCTTCCTCAGCCCCAACAACGCCGTGAGCATCAAATACACAAATGGAAACGGTGTGATCAACCCTATCAACGTGGTTTACAGGTACGACGGGGAGGGTGACCCGATAGAGATGAAGGTCAACGAACGCGTCTTTACCGTAGTGTACGAAAATAGGTAG